AAGTAGAATCGTCAATATCGTTCTCAACGATGCCCAGCAAGTGGCTGGAGAAATTGAAAAAGCCACCCACGAGGGCATCTTCATGGTGGATGGCCGTTATTACGGATATGAAGATATCAAGGAAATTAATGGACTGTAGGGAAAACGAAGGTGCTATAGCTTGGGTGCAGGGAAGAAATAGCGCAATCCGTCGGGCAACTCCTTTTGCCATAAGCCCCAGACGTGGTTGCCTGGCTTTTCTCGATAAGACAGGTTGGCTTGTTTGGTTTCTAGCACTTCTTTTGCAGCTCGATTCCATTGGACAAAGTCAAATGTACCCATATGAGTTTCAACGGCGAGCTCATCTAGGCCAACGACCATCCAAAGGTTGAGCCAGGATAGGCTGGAAGTGCTAGTCACCTGATCGAGCGTCGACTGGAAAAAGGCTCCCGACAAAGCGAGGACATGAGGAAAGATGTCAGGACGATCCAGGGCAAGATGCAAAGAGACTGTACCCCCCAATGAGTCTCCTGCTAACACGCGGGATGCAGGATCGCGACGAACAGGATAGCGTTCTTCAATAAACGGAAGCAACTCTTCCGTGAAAAATCGCTTGTAGGCAGCGTTTCGCGAGCCGACCGGAGAGTATTCACTGGTACGCTTGCTCCGTTCTACCGAGACGCCGACGATCAGGAAAGGCTCGATACCTTCCTCCAGGATGAGTTGATTAGCGATGGTCGCGATCCGTCCCATCGTAAAGAAGTCATTTCCATCCTGACAGTAGACAACAGGATAGGAAAGAAGCTCGTTATACCCGGGCGGAAGGTACACTTTTACGGAGCGTGGAGTGTCCACATGGATGCTGGGCACTTCTTCTTTTATGATTGTACGTTTTACATATTCGGACATGAATCCCACCACCATAATTTACTTTTTTGAAAAGAAAGTCCTTGAAATAAACTGATACAGCTTATATAGTAAATGATAACAGAGAGGAAATAAACCCTGTAATATCAATACTATAACACATTGAACAGACAATTTGTCTGCAGTATAACAGGGTTGCGCAGGAGGATCTGTAAGCCCTTTCCTGTAACTTCCAACTGTTCTTTTACTTTTCTTTCAGGGTATCCTCCGACAGCATTCGCGATTCTTGACTGAACGGACAGTCGTCCGGCTAGCAGAAAAGCGTCTGGGGTCCAAGGAACCTTTAATCCAGTGACGAGGTGAATGTGATGAGCGTAACCACTGCTGTTGAACAAACAGAGAACAACGCCCCGCTGCAAATTCTTGCTCCGGATGGAACGGTTGTTCGTCCTGATTTAATGCCTAATCTCTCCGATGATGAATTGCGTGAACTGATGCGTAAAATGGTATTTACCCGTGTATGGGACCAACGCGCAATCAGCTTGAACCGCCAAGGCCGCCTGGGCTTCTACGCTCCAGTTGCAGGTCAAGAAGCGAGCATGATCGGTTCTGAGGGCGCATTGTCCAAAGAAGACTTCATCCTGCCTAGCTACCGCGATATCCCGCAAATGGTATGGCACGGTTTCCCTATGCATCAAGCATTCCTGTACTCACGTGGACACATCGAGGGCGGACGCATTCCTGAAGGCGTAAACGTTCTGATGCCACAAATCATCATCGCAGCTCAATGTACACAAGCGACCGGTGTTGCTATGGGTTACAAACTGCGTGGAGAAAAACGCGTTGCCATCAACTACTTTGGTGACGGCGCAACTTCCCAAGGTGACTTTTATGAAGGGATGAACTACGCAGGTGTTTACAAGCTGCCAGTCATCTTCTTCTCCCAAAACAACGGCTACGCAATCTCGCTGCCGTTCGAAAAACAAACAGCTTCCGAGAACATCGCTGTCAAAGCAGTAGCTGCTGGTATTGCAAGCGAGCGCATTGATGGTATGGACATCATGGCAGTTTACTACGCGGTTCTAAAAGCGAAAGAGCGTGGGGTAAACGGCGAAGGTGCTACCTTGATCGAGGCAATGACCTACCGCTATGGTCCACATACCATGGCTGGTGACGATCCAACTCGTTATCGTACAGGTGAAGAGCAAAGCGAATGGGAACTGCGCGATCCATTGATCCGCTTCCGCAAGTTCCTCGAAGCAAAAGGCCTGTGGAACGAAAAAGACGAAGAAGCTGTTATTGAAGAAGCGAAAAAAGCAGTTGCAGATGCCATCAAAAAAGCGGACGAGGCTCCGAAAATGAAAGTATCTGAACTGATCGATTGTATGTTCGAGACACTGCCACCATCTTTGGAAGAGCAAAAGGCAGAATACCTGGCGAAGGAGTCGAAGTAAGCCATGGCACAAATGACAATGGTTCAAGCCATTACGGACGCAATGCGCGTTGAGTTGAAACGCGACGAGACCGTACTTGTCTTCGGGGAAGACGTAGGGAAAAACGGCGGGGTATTCCGTGCGACAGAAGGATTGCAATCCGAGTTTGGCGAGCAACGCGTTTTTGATACCCCTCTGGCAGAATCGGGTATTGGTGGTTTGGCTGTTGGTCTCTCGATCAATGGCTTCCGTCCTGTAGCTGAAATCCAATTCTTTGGATTCGTATTTGAAACCTTCGATGCGATCGCTTCGCAAGCGACACGTATGCGTTACCGTTCCGGCGGACGCTTCCACAGCCCGGTTACTTTCCGTTCACCATTTGGTGGCGGCGTAAAAACACCTGAGCTGCATGCTGACTCCCTGGAGGGTCTGATGCTGCAAACTCCGGGTCTGAAAGTGGTTATTCCTTCCAACCCTTACGATGCAAAAGGTCTCTTGATCTCCGCTATCCGCGACAATGATCCAGTGGTATTCCTGGAGCACATGAAGCTGTATCGTTCCTTCCGCCAAGAAGTTCCAGAAGGAGATTACGCGATTCCACTGGGGAAAGCGAACGTAGTGAAAGAAGGTACAGATGTGACCATCATCACTTACGGCGCAATGGTTCATACCAGCTTGAAAGCTGCGGAAGAAATCGAAAAAGCTCGTGGAGCAAAGGTAGAAGTAATCGACCTGCGTACCATCAGCCCACTCGACATCGACACCATCGTGGAATCCGTGAAGAAAACAAACCGTGCGATCGTGGTTCAAGAAGCTCAAAAAACTTCTGGCGTCGCAGCGGAAATCATCACGCAAATCAACGAGCGTGCGATCCTGCACCTGGAAGCACCAGTTCTGCGTATTACAGCACCGGATACCGTTTATCCTTTTGCTCAAGCAGAAGACGTATGGCTTCCAGATGTGAAGCGCGTAGTGGATGGTTTGACACAAGTGCTTGATTTTTAATTACAAGCAGACATAATCGGCGGAAAGATAAGAGCTTTCCGCCTTCTTTTGGCAAATATAGGGTGAAAATACGGCGAAGTGTTTATAAGGAGGAGATATCGTGAGTCGTTTTACATTCAGACTCCCGGAGCTCGGCGAGGGCATCCATGAAGGCGAAATCGTCAAATGGCACGTACAGCCGGGGGATTCCGTAGAAGAAGACCAAGTCATTATGGAAGTACAAAATGACAAGGCGGTTGTGGAAGTACCATCGCCTGTAAAAGGAAAAGTCCTCGAACTGAAAGTGACAGAAGGTACCGTTTCTGTCGTAGGCGATCCACTTATCGACTTTGATGTGGAAGGCGAAATTCCTAACCTGCCCGATCATGGTCATGGAGATGCGCATGCAGCAGCTGAGACTCCAGCTCCTGCAGCGGCAGACAAAATGGAGCCAGGTTGCGACATCGGTTCCCAAGTAAGTGCAAATGCCAACCAAGCATTGGAAACCCCAATGGCACAAGCAACCGCAACAGCTGTAGCGGCTCCAATCGACCGCAAGCATGTTCTGGCGACTCCTTCCGTGCGTAAATACGCGCGTGAAAAAGGCGTTCAACTGGCAAACGTACCAGGCACAGGCAAGCTGGGTCGTATCACTCGCGACGACGTTGATCGTTTCGCAGCGGGCGGCGTAGCACCTGCTGCAGCATCTGCAGCGGCTCCAGCTGAAGCAGCAGCTGTGGTAGTGGCACCAGAAGCAGCAGCACCGACTGGTGTGGCTCAAGCAGCGGCAGCACCGACCGTTCACTACACTCCTTCCCAAGCTGGCGAATTGGAAGAGCGTGTACCACTCAAAGGTATGCGTAAAGCAATCGCAAAAGCGATGGTGAAATCCGCTTACACCGCTCCACATGTAACCATTTTTGATGAAGTGGATGTAACGGCACTCGTGGCTATGCGCAAGGATGCGAAACCTTTGGCAGAAGAGCGTGGCGTGAAGCTGACGTACCTGCCAATGATCGTGAAAGCAGTGGTAGCGGGACTGAAAAAGTTCCCTGAACTGAATGCATCCATCGACGACGAGAAACAAGAAGTTATCTATAAAAAATACTACAACATCGGGATTGCTACTTCGACAGAAGACGGTCTTCTCGTGCCTGTAGTAAAAGCAGCTGACAGCAAGTCCATTTTCACAATCGCTGGTGAAATCGGCGATCTGGCGAAAAAAGCTCGCGATCGTAAAGCGACTGCGGATGAACTCAAAGGCTCTACTTTCAGCATCACCAACATCGGATCTGCTGGCGGTATGTTCTTTACTCCAATCATCAACCACCCAGAAGTGGCTATTTTGGGAGTAGGACGTATCAGCGAAAAACCGATCGTGAAAAACGGAGAAATTGTGGTTGGCCAAATGCTGCACCTGTCTCTGAGCTTTGACCACCGCTTGGTTGATGGCGAACCAGCTCAACGATTCGTCAACTACGTGAAGCAGCTTCTGGAAAACCCAACGCTGCTCGTCATGGAGGGATAATCAACAATGGTAGTAGGTGAATTTACCACAGAAGTGGATGTGCTCGTGATCGGAGCAGGTCCAGGTGGATACGTGGCGGCCATTCGTGCCGCCCAACTGGGCAAAACCGTTGCTGTCGTGGAAAAAGCAGAATTGGGTGGCGTATGCCTGAACGTAGGCTGCATTCCGTCCAAAGCGATGATCCATGCGGCACACACATATGAGCACACACAACATACCGAATCTATGGGGATCACCATGGAGAACGTAAAAGTGGACTTTGCAAAAGTGCAGGAGTGGAAAGGCGGCATCGTCAAGCAATTGACTGGTGGCGTAGGCTCCCTGTTCAAAGGCAACAAAATCCAGGTTATCCCTGGTGAAGCATTGTTCGTAAGCGAAAACGAAGTTCGTGTATTCCACGGCTACGATGTAAACCGTTATCGCTTTGAGCATTGCATCATCGCGACAGGTTCCCGTCCAATTGAACTGCCTGCATTCCCATTTGCCAAACGCGTGCTGTCTTCTACGGAAGCTCTCAGCTTAACTGAGCTGCCAAAGAGCATTGTTGTCATCGGTGGGGGCTACATCGGAATTGAGCTTGGAACCGTGTTTGCTAAGTTCGGAACCAAAGTAACCATTTTGGAAGGTGCAGATCAAATTCTGCCAGGCTTTGAGCCAGATATGCCTCGTTTGGTTGAGCGCAAGCTGAAAAAGCTCGACGTAACCATCCACACGAAAGCATTGGCACAAGGTATGGAAGAAACCGAGAACGGCGTGATCGTTACGGCTGAAGTAAAAGGCGAACAAAAACAGATCGAGGCTGAATATATCCTCGTGACAGTTGGTCGTCGTCCAAATACAGATGAGCTCGGTGTTCGTGACATCGGCATGAATTTGACCGATCGTGGCCTGATCGTCGTAGACAAGCAAGGCCGCACAAACATTCCAAACGTATATGCTATCGGTGACATCGTACCGGGTCCAGCATTGGCTCACAAAGCTTCCTACGAAGGAAAAGTGGCAGCTGAAGCGATCGCTGGACATCCAGCAGAAGTGGATTACAAAGCAATTCCTGCTGTTGTTTTCTGTGATCCTGAAATCGCAAGTGTAGGGATCAACGAGAAAGAAGCGAAAGAAAAAGGAATTGATTACGTCGTAGGACGTTTTCCATTTGCAGCAAACGGTCGCGCTCTGTCCGTGAATGCAGGGGAAGGTTATGTTAAGTTGATCGGAGAAAAAGGAACGAACCTCGTGCTAGGTGCACAAATCGTGGGTGTAGAAGCATCCAACATCATCGCAGAGATTGGATTGGCGATCGAAATGGGAGCGACTCTCGAAGATATCGAGCTGACGATCCATGCCCATCCTACTTTGGGTGAAGTGACGATGGAAGCGGCCGAGCTGGCATTGGGTCATCCGATCCATGTCATGAAGTAATGGCGTTTCTTTTAGAATAAGCGAAGCCTTGCACTTTTCTGGGTGCAAGGCTTTTTTCTTCCACATCTTACCCTTTCCACCGAATCTTATATATTGTAAAATAGTGGGAGACGTTATATGGGTGGGGGTCTGCAACATGGAGATTACGAATCAGATGATTGATGACTTGCGCCGCAAACTGGAACGTGCAGCCAAAGATGCAGGTTTCAATTTTCTTGACCCTGAGATCGTCAGGATTAGTCAACAATTAGATAAATTAATCGTCGCGCATATGATGCATGAAAAACGCCCTTCATAGGGCGTTTTTGTTGGACACAGATGGAGTTGTGAAGGAATAGAGCAAATGCGCATTTCCTTCTTTAATCGAGAGCAAAGGCTCTGAAAAGTAGTAGTGACTAGGGTACAGTATCAAGGTTTCAACCTCGCATGCAGGACCCTCGATTGGGCAGGCTAGACTGTCTGAATCTGAATCATAACGGATGGAGGGCAGGATCGTTTGTAGGAGACTGACGATGGAGTCTGCGTCCTCCAGTGCGTGATGGATCCGTTCCGCTTCTTTTACAAAGAGGGGAGCTACGACCTCCCAATTTGATTCAAAAGAAAGCTGCCAGTACGATGAAACAAATAGGCTGAAACGGCCCTTCACATAATCCGAATCCTCTCGCAAATCTTCTGAAACTTCTGGTAGGGAATGATGTTGACTCCACGCTTCTAGAGATGGAAGCATACTACGCACAAACTGATCCGTCGGGATGGTGACGAAGTACTCGTATTGATCATTTACTGCCATGACACCTTTTGTCTGATAGGGATCAAAGGTATCGGGAATCCCGTAACGAAACAGCGGAAGAAAGTACTCCCAATCTTTCATCAATCGAACTATTTGAAGGTGCGATAATTTTTCTTGGGACCAATTGGAGAAGCGTTCAGGAGGTGTCGGTTGCGCAAGAGTATGAAGACTTGCCGCCAATTCATACAAGGGTGAGATACTGTAACTGAACCTGTGAGATAAAGGGCTCGTGCCCGTGAGTGGAATGGTGATCATATTTACTTACCTCCAACAAGGAATCTGCATTCATCATAGTTCATCCTTGTGGGACAATTCAATCTTTTTAGTGTAAAAATAAGGAAAAAGGTATCACCCGACTCCAAAAGGGAAGCCGGGTGGTTTTGTTAGCCTTCACGTGTTTTGATCGAACGGCTGTGGTTTTGCTGTTTTACTTTTTTGGATCCTGGTAGAGGTTCACCCGTTTGTTCCAGACCTCTTGCTTCATTATTATACGTTTGGTGTGGATTCTCATCTGTGATACGATCTTTTTCCATGAGATCAGCTCCTTCTTATGTAGCTTTTTTTAGTTTGGCGCAATCGAAGGATGACGAACCATAGGAATTGCTGGTATTCTATAGGGAAGCATGTCCACGGCAACTCGCGTGAACGATTGGCAATAAAACAAGGTTGGCACGAGCGAATAAGTTTATCATAATATTATTATGTAAACAAATTGGAACAAGCATGATGTTGGCTTATCCATCGAGAAGGAGAGAACATATGCCACTTTTGATCGCACCCGTGTTTAATTCGACGACGCCGCAATCTGTCCGGATTGATATGCCAAATTCATATACGCTTATTTCAGGTGCAGAAAAACCATATAAGGTAGCGTCTCGTTATTTGCGAAATGAAATGGATGAGAACAGGCGCATGTTTGACAAACGGGTAGATATGAGTAGCCTGTTCCTCGTTGGCGATTACCCTGAAATGAGATTGACTGACGACCGGGATTGGATCGAAGAAATCGAGAACAAGCTGAATCTCTCAACGATCAACGGTATCTGTTCGATCCCATACGTGATTACGGCGAAAGCAAATCTGTATGGAATTACGTATCTGAAGCGTTCGTTAGACGGTGGTAAATACATGTTTGACGAGCATGCGCAACGGATCTTTCTTGCTTTACTAGATCGTGATCTACCTACTTTGGCCTTTCGGAGATACTCCCTTTCGCTGGAGAAAAAAAGCTATGAAGACCAGCTGCTTGATTTGTGGATCGGTCTGGAATCGCTCTTTGTCCCAGATGGGAGGAAAGGGGAAATCACCTACAAGCTGCGCTTGCGAATGGCGTACTATTTTGGTGATTCGCTACAACAGCGAGAAAAGATTGCACAGTTGATTAAAAAATCGTACAATCATCGCTCAGAGATCGTTCATAGCGGGAAAGTTTTTGGTAACACCTTGTCTGATGAAGTAAATATCCTTCGTCTGATGGCACGTGCTGCGATCTTGAACGTAGCGATGGAGGGGATTAGTCTTCAGGATTTACAAGTACGACTGGATCAGTTAATTTTGACCGGTGATAGCTATTATGAACGCTATAATCCGTCATTTTTTGAAAGAATTATTTTGTAAACCTCATAGAGGAAACAGATCAGGAGGAAAAACATGAGTGTTTTGATTGTGGAAGGCTTGTCCCACGGTTTTGGGGACCGTATTTTGTTTCGTGATGTGTCATTCCGTTTGCAGCCGGGTGATCATGTAGGGCTCGTAGGGGCAAATGGAACCGGTAAATCGACGATGATGGGAATTTTGACTGGGCAAAACATGCCTGATCA
This is a stretch of genomic DNA from Brevibacillus choshinensis. It encodes these proteins:
- a CDS encoding alpha/beta hydrolase — encoded protein: MSEYVKRTIIKEEVPSIHVDTPRSVKVYLPPGYNELLSYPVVYCQDGNDFFTMGRIATIANQLILEEGIEPFLIVGVSVERSKRTSEYSPVGSRNAAYKRFFTEELLPFIEERYPVRRDPASRVLAGDSLGGTVSLHLALDRPDIFPHVLALSGAFFQSTLDQVTSTSSLSWLNLWMVVGLDELAVETHMGTFDFVQWNRAAKEVLETKQANLSYREKPGNHVWGLWQKELPDGLRYFFPAPKL
- the pdhA gene encoding pyruvate dehydrogenase (acetyl-transferring) E1 component subunit alpha, whose product is MSVTTAVEQTENNAPLQILAPDGTVVRPDLMPNLSDDELRELMRKMVFTRVWDQRAISLNRQGRLGFYAPVAGQEASMIGSEGALSKEDFILPSYRDIPQMVWHGFPMHQAFLYSRGHIEGGRIPEGVNVLMPQIIIAAQCTQATGVAMGYKLRGEKRVAINYFGDGATSQGDFYEGMNYAGVYKLPVIFFSQNNGYAISLPFEKQTASENIAVKAVAAGIASERIDGMDIMAVYYAVLKAKERGVNGEGATLIEAMTYRYGPHTMAGDDPTRYRTGEEQSEWELRDPLIRFRKFLEAKGLWNEKDEEAVIEEAKKAVADAIKKADEAPKMKVSELIDCMFETLPPSLEEQKAEYLAKESK
- a CDS encoding alpha-ketoacid dehydrogenase subunit beta translates to MAQMTMVQAITDAMRVELKRDETVLVFGEDVGKNGGVFRATEGLQSEFGEQRVFDTPLAESGIGGLAVGLSINGFRPVAEIQFFGFVFETFDAIASQATRMRYRSGGRFHSPVTFRSPFGGGVKTPELHADSLEGLMLQTPGLKVVIPSNPYDAKGLLISAIRDNDPVVFLEHMKLYRSFRQEVPEGDYAIPLGKANVVKEGTDVTIITYGAMVHTSLKAAEEIEKARGAKVEVIDLRTISPLDIDTIVESVKKTNRAIVVQEAQKTSGVAAEIITQINERAILHLEAPVLRITAPDTVYPFAQAEDVWLPDVKRVVDGLTQVLDF
- a CDS encoding dihydrolipoamide acetyltransferase family protein, which codes for MSRFTFRLPELGEGIHEGEIVKWHVQPGDSVEEDQVIMEVQNDKAVVEVPSPVKGKVLELKVTEGTVSVVGDPLIDFDVEGEIPNLPDHGHGDAHAAAETPAPAAADKMEPGCDIGSQVSANANQALETPMAQATATAVAAPIDRKHVLATPSVRKYAREKGVQLANVPGTGKLGRITRDDVDRFAAGGVAPAAASAAAPAEAAAVVVAPEAAAPTGVAQAAAAPTVHYTPSQAGELEERVPLKGMRKAIAKAMVKSAYTAPHVTIFDEVDVTALVAMRKDAKPLAEERGVKLTYLPMIVKAVVAGLKKFPELNASIDDEKQEVIYKKYYNIGIATSTEDGLLVPVVKAADSKSIFTIAGEIGDLAKKARDRKATADELKGSTFSITNIGSAGGMFFTPIINHPEVAILGVGRISEKPIVKNGEIVVGQMLHLSLSFDHRLVDGEPAQRFVNYVKQLLENPTLLVMEG
- the lpdA gene encoding dihydrolipoyl dehydrogenase, which codes for MVVGEFTTEVDVLVIGAGPGGYVAAIRAAQLGKTVAVVEKAELGGVCLNVGCIPSKAMIHAAHTYEHTQHTESMGITMENVKVDFAKVQEWKGGIVKQLTGGVGSLFKGNKIQVIPGEALFVSENEVRVFHGYDVNRYRFEHCIIATGSRPIELPAFPFAKRVLSSTEALSLTELPKSIVVIGGGYIGIELGTVFAKFGTKVTILEGADQILPGFEPDMPRLVERKLKKLDVTIHTKALAQGMEETENGVIVTAEVKGEQKQIEAEYILVTVGRRPNTDELGVRDIGMNLTDRGLIVVDKQGRTNIPNVYAIGDIVPGPALAHKASYEGKVAAEAIAGHPAEVDYKAIPAVVFCDPEIASVGINEKEAKEKGIDYVVGRFPFAANGRALSVNAGEGYVKLIGEKGTNLVLGAQIVGVEASNIIAEIGLAIEMGATLEDIELTIHAHPTLGEVTMEAAELALGHPIHVMK
- a CDS encoding aspartyl-phosphate phosphatase Spo0E family protein, translating into MEITNQMIDDLRRKLERAAKDAGFNFLDPEIVRISQQLDKLIVAHMMHEKRPS
- a CDS encoding DUF5937 family protein, which gives rise to MITIPLTGTSPLSHRFSYSISPLYELAASLHTLAQPTPPERFSNWSQEKLSHLQIVRLMKDWEYFLPLFRYGIPDTFDPYQTKGVMAVNDQYEYFVTIPTDQFVRSMLPSLEAWSQHHSLPEVSEDLREDSDYVKGRFSLFVSSYWQLSFESNWEVVAPLFVKEAERIHHALEDADSIVSLLQTILPSIRYDSDSDSLACPIEGPACEVETLILYPSHYYFSEPLLSIKEGNAHLLYSFTTPSVSNKNAL
- a CDS encoding small acid-soluble spore protein P, whose amino-acid sequence is MEKDRITDENPHQTYNNEARGLEQTGEPLPGSKKVKQQNHSRSIKTREG
- a CDS encoding HEPN domain-containing protein, with amino-acid sequence MPLLIAPVFNSTTPQSVRIDMPNSYTLISGAEKPYKVASRYLRNEMDENRRMFDKRVDMSSLFLVGDYPEMRLTDDRDWIEEIENKLNLSTINGICSIPYVITAKANLYGITYLKRSLDGGKYMFDEHAQRIFLALLDRDLPTLAFRRYSLSLEKKSYEDQLLDLWIGLESLFVPDGRKGEITYKLRLRMAYYFGDSLQQREKIAQLIKKSYNHRSEIVHSGKVFGNTLSDEVNILRLMARAAILNVAMEGISLQDLQVRLDQLILTGDSYYERYNPSFFERIIL